One genomic region from Candidatus Neomarinimicrobiota bacterium encodes:
- a CDS encoding cellulase family glycosylhydrolase has translation MKERRKLTISDNLLFKNAKGEKIYLSGVNYWPRKTGPLMWSKWDPAEIRKELRQMKEMGMNINRSFLYIPDLMPTPDKVEEKILKRFLTFLDICLEEDISTIPTFFVGHMSGEEWDFPWRDGRSLYEDEYMLEKQSMLIQEVVNYANNHKAIIGWLFSNEMPNHGGNGPRESVTKWVARMTKAVRSTGDTKPISPGDGAWSPEIWGKATEWHLTDLLEYIDFIGPHIYPFENDNLRHSYNPAFAIKMATALGKPAMLEEFGASNTMASEENQGAYFRTTLNSVFINGGVGSLGWCYSDFDLEYQRPYSHRSFELQFGVTRIDGTVKPSGKEFITFNERVSKIDFSKTIIHEDPVSILIPSYYHHEYQYTPDDRKEMKNNYKQTMVGLKQAGINPNFLFEETIDWNVLDMKSRPKVPADSEIIFAPTIRRLTSPYWRSLINFVEKGGWLYVSYSSDGWIHLFEELFGAKHNLRFGLVDLPKEKVKITFVKDFGNISEGDTLEFLTENLTRDAAFCPVVTTTAEVIAVDDNNRPALLLNEIGEGKVIFSTYPLEHYSSTLIDGSARQPLYKFYSAICAAKGIRPPLMKDNKNVELGILLNNSGIIHAYAINHSWDEEEITIYSMKKIKSCIQMDFEGEVILEENSFRFSMGSKEVKLFEIGFEKEKVSIEKGKQSTIYMEE, from the coding sequence ATTTGTTGTTTAAAAATGCTAAGGGAGAAAAGATTTATCTCTCAGGAGTAAATTACTGGCCAAGAAAGACAGGACCATTAATGTGGTCTAAATGGGATCCGGCAGAGATTAGGAAAGAGTTAAGGCAAATGAAAGAAATGGGTATGAACATTAACAGGTCGTTTTTATATATACCAGATCTAATGCCCACGCCGGATAAAGTTGAGGAAAAAATACTGAAACGGTTTCTGACGTTTCTCGACATATGTTTGGAGGAGGATATTTCTACCATTCCCACTTTTTTTGTGGGTCATATGTCAGGTGAGGAGTGGGATTTCCCCTGGAGAGACGGTAGAAGCTTGTACGAAGATGAATATATGTTAGAAAAGCAATCAATGCTGATTCAAGAAGTAGTCAATTATGCTAATAACCATAAAGCGATAATAGGTTGGCTATTTTCCAATGAAATGCCGAATCATGGCGGAAACGGACCAAGAGAAAGTGTTACTAAATGGGTCGCACGAATGACTAAGGCTGTTCGTTCAACGGGCGACACGAAACCTATCAGCCCCGGAGATGGAGCCTGGAGTCCTGAAATTTGGGGAAAAGCCACTGAGTGGCACCTGACAGATTTATTAGAATATATTGATTTTATCGGTCCTCATATCTATCCGTTCGAGAACGATAATCTTAGGCATTCATACAATCCGGCATTCGCAATCAAAATGGCTACTGCATTGGGAAAACCTGCAATGCTTGAAGAATTCGGAGCGTCAAACACTATGGCTTCCGAGGAAAATCAGGGGGCATATTTCAGAACTACTCTCAACAGTGTTTTTATTAACGGTGGAGTAGGTTCGCTTGGATGGTGTTATTCGGATTTCGATCTCGAATATCAACGACCGTACTCTCACAGAAGTTTCGAATTGCAGTTTGGTGTTACTCGAATTGACGGAACTGTTAAACCAAGTGGAAAAGAGTTCATTACATTCAATGAGCGTGTTAGCAAAATAGATTTTTCAAAAACAATAATCCATGAAGATCCGGTTTCTATTTTAATTCCAAGTTACTATCACCACGAATATCAATACACTCCGGACGACCGGAAGGAAATGAAGAACAATTATAAGCAAACAATGGTCGGCTTAAAACAGGCAGGAATTAATCCTAATTTTCTTTTCGAGGAAACAATAGATTGGAATGTTTTAGATATGAAAAGTCGTCCAAAAGTACCAGCCGATTCTGAAATAATATTCGCTCCTACTATCCGGAGGCTCACATCTCCATATTGGAGGAGTTTAATTAATTTTGTAGAGAAAGGCGGATGGCTCTATGTATCATATTCGTCAGACGGATGGATTCACCTTTTTGAAGAATTGTTCGGGGCGAAGCACAATTTAAGATTTGGTTTAGTGGATCTTCCAAAAGAAAAGGTCAAAATCACTTTTGTCAAAGATTTTGGAAATATAAGTGAGGGCGATACGTTAGAATTCCTGACTGAAAATCTTACAAGGGACGCAGCTTTTTGTCCCGTGGTAACTACGACAGCCGAAGTGATTGCTGTTGACGATAACAACCGACCAGCGCTTTTGTTGAACGAAATTGGTGAAGGCAAGGTAATATTTTCTACATATCCCTTAGAACATTATTCTTCGACTCTTATTGATGGTTCAGCTCGTCAGCCTTTATATAAATTTTATTCCGCAATTTGTGCGGCTAAAGGAATAAGACCTCCTCTTATGAAAGACAATAAGAATGTGGAACTCGGAATTCTTCTTAATAATTCAGGAATTATTCATGCATATGCGATAAATCATTCATGGGATGAAGAAGAAATTACTATTTACTCAATGAAAAAAATAAAATCATGCATACAAATGGATTTCGAGGGGGAAGTTATTCTCGAAGAGAATTCATTTAGATTTAGCATGGGTTCAAAAGAAGTGAAACTTTTCGAGATAGGATTCGAAAAAGAAAAAGTATCAATAGAAAAAGGTAAACAGTCAACAATTTACATGGAGGAATGA